In one Thermogemmata fonticola genomic region, the following are encoded:
- the glnA gene encoding type I glutamate--ammonia ligase, whose translation MPHREAPRTPREVLAYLREHEVKAVDLRFMDFPGQWKHFTIPAAALTEEIFEEGYGFDASSLRGWQAINESDMLLVPQPDTLFLDPFARERTLAMICNIQDPLTREDYSRDPRNVARKAVHYMRQQGVADTACFGPSLEFFIFDEVRYEQTAHAAFYWVDSAEGIWNSGRQEGPNLGGKIPHRQGYFPCPPADSLHDLRSEMMLAMEECGLRVESHHHEKASGGQCAINIHYDELVAMADQVLKYKYVVKNVARRHNKVATFMPKPLFEDYGSGMHVHVSLWKNGQNLFYGSDYSNLSEMAMYALGGLLRHAPALCAITNPTTNSYKRLVPGYEAPVHLAYSQRNRSAAVRIPVYSARPESKRLEYRVPDGTANPYLAFAAMLMAMLDGIRNKIHPGPPLDKDIYDLPPEELQDVPRTPQTLDEALSALERDHDFLLQGGVFTEDVIETWIDYKRTYEVAPLRMRPHPYEFALYFDL comes from the coding sequence GTGCCGCATCGCGAAGCACCACGGACGCCGCGGGAAGTGCTGGCTTATTTGCGGGAGCATGAGGTGAAGGCGGTGGACCTGCGCTTCATGGATTTCCCCGGCCAGTGGAAGCATTTCACGATCCCTGCCGCCGCACTGACGGAGGAGATATTCGAGGAGGGTTACGGTTTCGACGCGTCGAGTTTGCGAGGCTGGCAGGCGATCAATGAGTCCGACATGCTGCTGGTGCCGCAACCGGACACGTTGTTTCTCGATCCGTTCGCGCGGGAGCGGACGCTGGCGATGATCTGCAACATTCAGGACCCGCTGACACGGGAGGATTACAGCCGGGACCCGCGGAATGTGGCGCGTAAGGCGGTGCATTACATGCGGCAGCAGGGGGTGGCAGACACGGCCTGTTTCGGTCCGTCGCTGGAGTTTTTCATTTTCGACGAGGTGCGATACGAGCAGACGGCGCATGCGGCGTTTTACTGGGTGGACAGCGCCGAGGGGATTTGGAACAGCGGGCGGCAGGAAGGGCCGAATCTGGGGGGCAAGATACCGCACCGGCAAGGGTATTTCCCCTGTCCGCCGGCGGATTCGCTGCACGATCTGCGCAGTGAGATGATGCTGGCGATGGAGGAATGCGGCCTGCGAGTGGAAAGCCATCATCACGAGAAGGCCAGCGGGGGACAATGCGCCATCAACATCCACTACGACGAATTGGTGGCGATGGCGGATCAGGTGCTGAAGTACAAGTACGTGGTCAAGAACGTGGCCCGGCGGCACAATAAGGTGGCCACCTTCATGCCCAAGCCGCTGTTTGAGGACTACGGCAGCGGCATGCATGTCCACGTGTCGCTGTGGAAGAACGGGCAGAATCTGTTTTACGGCAGCGATTATTCGAATCTGTCGGAGATGGCGATGTACGCCTTAGGCGGTTTGCTGCGTCATGCGCCGGCGTTGTGTGCCATCACCAATCCGACGACGAACAGTTACAAGCGGCTGGTGCCGGGGTACGAGGCACCGGTGCATTTGGCGTACAGCCAGCGGAATCGTTCGGCGGCGGTGCGGATTCCGGTCTATTCGGCCCGTCCGGAGTCGAAGCGCCTGGAGTACCGGGTGCCGGATGGAACGGCCAATCCGTATCTGGCGTTTGCCGCGATGCTCATGGCGATGCTCGATGGCATCCGCAACAAGATTCATCCGGGTCCGCCCCTGGACAAGGACATTTACGATCTGCCGCCGGAGGAGTTGCAGGACGTGCCGCGGACGCCGCAAACCCTTGATGAGGCCCTGAGCGCCCTGGAGCGCGACCACGATTTCCTGCTGCAAGGAGGGGTTTTTACCGAGGACGTCATCGAGACGTGGATCGACTACAAGCGGACATATGAAGTGGCGCCCCTGCGGATGCGCCCGCATCCGTATGAGTTCGCCTTGTACTTCGACCTGTAG